A single genomic interval of Arthrobacter sp. NicSoilB8 harbors:
- the rimI gene encoding ribosomal protein S18-alanine N-acetyltransferase, which produces MEAADIPAVHELECRLFPVDAWPLQMFHDELAQADTRRYLVAEFHGRIVGYAGLMCIEPISDVQTIAVVPEQEGKGIGSALLSELIVESRRRGAQDVLLEVRADNPRAQQLYRRFGFEQIHVRPRYYRDGVDALIMRLQLPREPLSPQTKEAGRP; this is translated from the coding sequence ATGGAAGCCGCGGACATCCCCGCCGTCCACGAGCTGGAATGCCGGCTGTTCCCGGTGGACGCGTGGCCGCTGCAGATGTTCCACGACGAGCTGGCGCAGGCGGATACCCGCCGCTACCTCGTGGCGGAATTCCACGGCCGAATCGTGGGCTATGCGGGGCTGATGTGCATCGAACCGATCTCTGACGTGCAGACCATCGCCGTCGTGCCCGAGCAGGAAGGCAAGGGCATCGGCTCGGCCCTGCTCAGCGAACTGATCGTGGAAAGCCGCCGCCGCGGCGCCCAGGACGTACTGCTGGAAGTCAGGGCGGACAACCCCCGGGCCCAGCAGCTCTACCGGCGCTTCGGCTTCGAACAGATCCATGTCCGGCCCCGCTACTATCGCGACGGCGTCGACGCCCTGATCATGCGGCTCCAGCTGCCCCGCGAACCGCTCAGCCCCCAGACCAAGGAAGCAGGCCGACCATGA
- the tsaD gene encoding tRNA (adenosine(37)-N6)-threonylcarbamoyltransferase complex transferase subunit TsaD: MNRTQPLVLGIESSCDETGVGIVRGTTLLTNTVSSSMEEHVRFGGVIPEIASRAHLDAFVPTLQEALAEADVSLADIDAIAVTSGPGLAGALMVGVCAAKALAVATGKPLYAINHLVAHVGVGLLEQGAGSRGAPEATADSPLETPQPALPENMGALLVSGGHTEILRIRSITDDVELLGSTIDDAAGEAYDKVARLLGLGYPGGPAIDKLARTGNAKAIRFPRGLTQPKYMGTAEEPGPHRYDWSFSGLKTAVARCVEQFEARGETVPVADIAAAFQEAVVDVITAKAVLACRENGITEVLLGGGVAANSRLRQLTEQRCSAAGIRLTVPPLALCTDNGAMVAALGAQLVMAGIEPSGIGFAPDSSMPVTTVSA, from the coding sequence ATGAACCGCACCCAGCCGCTCGTGCTTGGCATCGAGTCCTCCTGCGACGAAACCGGCGTCGGCATAGTCCGGGGGACCACACTTCTGACGAACACCGTGTCCTCCTCCATGGAGGAACACGTCCGCTTCGGCGGCGTCATTCCCGAGATCGCCTCCCGGGCCCACCTCGACGCCTTCGTGCCGACCCTCCAGGAAGCCCTGGCGGAGGCGGACGTCTCGCTCGCGGACATTGATGCGATCGCAGTCACCTCGGGGCCCGGCCTGGCCGGCGCACTGATGGTGGGGGTGTGCGCGGCCAAGGCGCTCGCCGTCGCCACCGGAAAACCGCTCTACGCCATCAACCACCTCGTGGCGCACGTCGGTGTCGGGCTCCTTGAGCAGGGCGCCGGCAGCCGCGGAGCGCCGGAGGCGACAGCGGATTCGCCGCTGGAAACCCCACAGCCAGCCCTGCCGGAGAACATGGGGGCGCTCCTGGTGTCCGGGGGCCACACCGAGATCCTGCGGATCCGGAGCATCACGGACGACGTCGAGCTGCTGGGCTCCACGATCGACGACGCCGCCGGCGAAGCGTATGACAAGGTGGCGCGGCTCCTGGGGCTGGGCTACCCCGGCGGCCCGGCCATCGACAAGCTCGCGCGGACCGGCAACGCAAAAGCCATCCGCTTCCCGCGCGGCCTCACCCAGCCCAAATACATGGGGACGGCCGAGGAACCCGGCCCGCACCGCTACGACTGGTCCTTCAGCGGACTCAAGACCGCCGTCGCCCGCTGCGTGGAGCAGTTCGAAGCCCGCGGCGAGACGGTTCCCGTCGCGGACATCGCCGCGGCCTTCCAGGAGGCGGTGGTGGACGTGATTACCGCCAAAGCGGTGCTTGCCTGCCGTGAAAACGGCATCACGGAGGTCCTTCTGGGCGGGGGTGTCGCGGCCAACTCCCGGCTCCGCCAGCTCACCGAACAGCGCTGCAGTGCTGCCGGGATCCGGCTGACGGTCCCGCCGCTGGCGCTGTGCACGGACAACGGTGCCATGGTGGCTGCACTCGGGGCGCAACTGGTGATGGCCGGGATCGAACCGAGCGGGATCGGGTTTGCCCCGGACTCCTCGATGCCGGTCACGACGGTCTCCGCCTGA
- a CDS encoding class I SAM-dependent methyltransferase, translated as MTDAPQEHIAPILTPEGWELLASLGPYREDEAFRLTAALRKAGHSPEMVSAVLTQSRLRTKAEAKFGEFARQMIFTRAGLEQATRLTVAARHAQRFAEAGIGHVADLGCGLGADAMALASLDIKVTAVELDEATAACATMNLIPFRNATVVHSDATSVSLEGIDGVWLDPARRTTSTSGTKRIWDPEDFSPPLSFVESLAGSGRAVGVKMGPGMPHDSVPADCEAQWVSVGGDVTEVALWFNAVRRPEVRRAALVLGPLGAAELTSGEDFGAGPSAPVGPVEGYLYEPDGAVIRAGLVADVALQLGGHLVDEHIAYICAPELRDTPFARAYKVLEVMPFNVKVLKSWVKDKGIGVLDIKKRGTAVTPEELRKQLLPGGKPAGSKARGKKSATLVLTRIGEDRVAVSVEPV; from the coding sequence ATGACTGACGCACCGCAGGAACACATCGCCCCGATCCTCACGCCCGAGGGCTGGGAGCTGCTGGCGTCGCTGGGCCCCTACCGCGAGGACGAGGCCTTCCGGCTCACCGCGGCGCTGCGCAAGGCCGGCCACTCCCCCGAAATGGTCTCGGCGGTGCTCACCCAGTCCCGGCTGCGCACCAAGGCCGAGGCGAAATTCGGCGAGTTCGCCCGGCAGATGATCTTCACCAGGGCCGGCCTGGAGCAGGCCACCCGGCTCACAGTGGCGGCCCGGCACGCGCAGCGGTTCGCGGAGGCAGGAATCGGCCACGTGGCCGATCTCGGCTGCGGGCTGGGGGCCGATGCGATGGCGCTGGCGTCCCTGGACATCAAAGTCACCGCCGTGGAACTGGACGAGGCCACGGCCGCCTGCGCCACGATGAACCTGATCCCGTTCCGCAACGCCACCGTGGTCCACTCGGATGCCACGTCGGTTTCGCTCGAGGGGATCGACGGCGTCTGGCTCGACCCCGCCCGGCGCACCACGTCCACCTCGGGAACCAAAAGGATCTGGGACCCGGAAGATTTCTCCCCGCCGCTGTCCTTTGTGGAGTCTCTGGCCGGCTCCGGGCGCGCTGTCGGCGTGAAGATGGGTCCTGGCATGCCGCACGATTCCGTGCCGGCGGACTGCGAGGCCCAGTGGGTCTCCGTGGGCGGGGACGTGACCGAGGTGGCCTTGTGGTTCAACGCGGTGCGGCGCCCCGAAGTGCGGCGCGCGGCCCTCGTGCTCGGACCTCTTGGCGCCGCCGAACTCACCAGCGGCGAGGATTTCGGCGCCGGCCCGTCGGCGCCTGTGGGCCCGGTGGAGGGGTACCTGTACGAGCCCGACGGCGCGGTCATCCGCGCGGGACTGGTCGCCGACGTCGCCCTCCAGCTGGGCGGGCACCTCGTGGACGAGCACATCGCCTACATCTGCGCCCCGGAGTTGCGCGATACCCCGTTCGCCAGGGCCTACAAGGTCCTGGAGGTGATGCCCTTCAACGTCAAGGTGCTCAAGTCCTGGGTCAAGGACAAAGGAATAGGCGTCCTGGACATCAAGAAGCGCGGCACAGCCGTCACCCCGGAGGAGCTCCGCAAGCAACTCCTTCCAGGAGGAAAACCGGCAGGCTCCAAGGCCAGGGGCAAGAAATCAGCCACCCTGGTCCTCACCAGGATCGGCGAGGACCGGGTGGCCGTCTCGGTGGAGCCGGTCTAG
- the tsaE gene encoding tRNA (adenosine(37)-N6)-threonylcarbamoyltransferase complex ATPase subunit type 1 TsaE, whose translation MSAPVWERSLEVRTAAETHALAAALGAVLETGDLLVLTGELGAGKTTFTQGLGEGLGVRPGIISPTFVLVRIHPNLPEGPRPGGPDLVHVDAYRLESAAEIDDIDLENTMDSAVTVVEWGRDRVEHLSDSRLEVELHRARGGAVSGAAGVPADPAATPDGDSGVLDFDTDDDDEPRTVVIRGFGPRWAEAPALPGIEPQREPETALEHGTQPLAETRPLPQTPERNS comes from the coding sequence GTGAGCGCGCCCGTGTGGGAACGAAGCCTGGAGGTCCGGACGGCCGCGGAGACGCACGCGCTCGCCGCGGCACTGGGGGCCGTGCTGGAAACCGGTGACCTGCTGGTCCTGACCGGCGAATTGGGCGCTGGCAAGACCACGTTCACGCAGGGACTGGGGGAGGGGCTGGGCGTCCGGCCCGGCATCATTTCGCCGACGTTCGTCTTGGTGCGCATCCACCCCAATCTGCCCGAGGGACCCCGGCCGGGCGGTCCGGACCTCGTCCACGTGGACGCCTACCGGCTGGAGTCGGCCGCCGAAATCGATGACATCGACCTTGAAAACACCATGGACAGCGCCGTGACGGTGGTCGAGTGGGGCCGCGACCGGGTCGAGCACCTGAGCGACAGCCGGCTTGAGGTGGAACTCCACCGCGCCCGGGGCGGCGCTGTCAGCGGTGCCGCCGGCGTCCCAGCTGATCCCGCCGCCACTCCCGACGGCGATTCCGGCGTGCTGGATTTCGACACGGACGACGACGACGAACCGCGGACGGTCGTGATCCGCGGCTTCGGCCCGCGCTGGGCCGAAGCGCCGGCGCTGCCCGGCATCGAGCCGCAGCGAGAGCCGGAGACCGCCCTCGAGCACGGCACCCAGCCCCTGGCTGAGACCCGGCCCCTGCCCCAGACCCCGGAACGGAACTCCTGA
- the tsaB gene encoding tRNA (adenosine(37)-N6)-threonylcarbamoyltransferase complex dimerization subunit type 1 TsaB, with amino-acid sequence MLILAIDTSAVASAALVSDDAPESVLASFATEDTRTHAEVLAPGIDALLAEAGIVGHDVDAIVTGVGPGPFTGLRSGIVTARTLAFVWNKPLYGVMSLDAIALEVAESTDSAAEFIVATDARRKEVYWARYTLSDAQLPQLADGPHVGFAADLPDLPVYGAGAGIYSDAVKAVAEFSTRQPEALSLGQFALARLAAGEQLLDSTPLYLRESDAQVPGPRKRAL; translated from the coding sequence ATGCTGATCCTCGCCATCGACACCTCGGCCGTCGCCAGCGCCGCGCTGGTCTCCGATGACGCGCCGGAATCCGTGCTGGCCAGCTTCGCCACCGAGGATACGCGGACGCACGCGGAGGTTCTGGCCCCGGGAATCGACGCGCTCCTGGCCGAGGCCGGCATCGTCGGCCACGACGTCGACGCAATCGTCACCGGCGTCGGTCCCGGACCGTTCACGGGACTGCGCTCCGGGATCGTCACCGCCCGCACCCTCGCGTTCGTCTGGAACAAGCCGCTCTACGGCGTCATGAGCCTGGACGCGATCGCCCTGGAAGTGGCCGAATCCACCGACTCGGCCGCGGAGTTCATTGTGGCCACCGACGCGCGCCGCAAGGAGGTGTACTGGGCCCGGTACACGCTCTCCGACGCCCAGCTGCCCCAGCTGGCCGACGGCCCGCACGTGGGATTCGCCGCGGATCTGCCGGACCTGCCCGTCTACGGCGCCGGGGCCGGCATCTACTCCGACGCCGTCAAGGCGGTCGCCGAATTCAGCACCCGGCAGCCCGAGGCCCTCTCGCTGGGCCAGTTCGCGCTCGCGCGGCTCGCGGCGGGGGAGCAGCTCCTGGACTCCACCCCCTTATACCTCCGCGAGTCCGACGCCCAGGTGCCCGGGCCCCGGAAGCGTGCCCTGTGA
- the alr gene encoding alanine racemase: MPDSAAAPVRAEERSAVIDLDAIRHNVRHLAAVASPAQIMAVVKADAYGHGAVQVARAALGAGASWLGVAHISEALALRAAGIEAPLLAWLHTPDSNFAAAVAAGIDIGCSGWELDRIVAAAREQERPARIHLKVDTGLGRNGATLDAWDSLVGEAMEHQDQGLLRVVGIFSHLAVADEPERPETDEQLAAFRQILAVAQDAGVDPEVRHLANTPATLSRPDTHFDLVRVGLGLYGLSPFEGQSPAELGLRPAMTVRTVVSHCKDVPAGQGVSYGLNYRTDGVSTLGLIPLGYADGVPRIATGGPVRVEGVNYPVVGRIAMDQMVIDLGPRNVKAGGPSILGAEAVLFGDGADGGPTADDWARAAGTNNYEIVTRISPRVPRRYLNEEPSTGNELP, from the coding sequence CTGCCCGATTCGGCGGCAGCGCCGGTCCGTGCGGAGGAACGCTCGGCAGTAATCGACCTCGACGCGATCAGGCACAACGTCCGCCACCTCGCGGCGGTCGCCTCACCCGCCCAGATCATGGCCGTGGTCAAGGCCGACGCGTACGGGCATGGCGCCGTCCAGGTGGCCCGCGCGGCCCTCGGCGCTGGAGCCAGCTGGCTGGGCGTCGCCCATATCTCCGAGGCGCTCGCACTGCGCGCCGCCGGGATCGAGGCGCCGCTGCTGGCCTGGCTGCACACCCCGGACAGTAATTTCGCTGCCGCCGTGGCCGCCGGAATCGACATCGGCTGCTCAGGCTGGGAACTGGACCGGATCGTGGCCGCCGCCCGCGAGCAGGAACGGCCCGCCCGCATCCACCTGAAGGTCGACACCGGCCTCGGCCGCAACGGCGCCACCCTCGACGCCTGGGACAGCCTGGTCGGTGAAGCCATGGAGCACCAGGACCAGGGCCTGCTCCGGGTGGTGGGCATTTTCTCCCACCTCGCCGTCGCCGACGAACCCGAAAGGCCCGAAACCGACGAGCAGCTCGCCGCGTTCCGGCAGATCCTCGCCGTCGCCCAGGACGCCGGCGTGGACCCCGAGGTCCGGCACCTGGCCAACACGCCGGCCACCCTCTCCCGGCCGGACACCCACTTCGACCTGGTGCGCGTCGGGCTCGGACTCTACGGACTGTCTCCCTTCGAGGGACAAAGCCCGGCCGAGCTTGGCCTGCGCCCGGCCATGACGGTCCGCACGGTGGTGTCGCACTGCAAGGACGTGCCCGCCGGGCAGGGCGTTTCCTACGGGCTGAACTACCGCACGGACGGCGTCAGCACCCTCGGGCTCATCCCGCTGGGTTACGCCGACGGCGTGCCGCGCATCGCCACCGGCGGCCCGGTCCGGGTCGAAGGCGTGAACTATCCCGTGGTGGGGCGCATCGCGATGGACCAGATGGTGATCGACCTCGGACCCCGCAACGTCAAGGCCGGAGGCCCGAGCATCCTCGGGGCCGAGGCAGTGCTGTTCGGCGACGGCGCCGACGGCGGACCCACGGCCGATGACTGGGCCAGAGCCGCGGGCACCAACAACTACGAGATCGTCACCCGCATCAGCCCCCGCGTACCGCGCCGCTACCTGAATGAAGAGCCCTCCACCGGCAACGAGCTGCCGTGA
- a CDS encoding shikimate 5-dehydrogenase: MTLCISLSARPSNNGTRFHNHLYEQLGLNWIYKAFAPTDLAQAIAGVRGLGIRGCAVSMPYKEDVIALVDVMDPSAKAIDSVNTIVNDAGRLTAYNTDYTAIEQLLQRNAVPTDYSVLVLGSGGMAKATVAALRDAGFKDVTVVARNEDTGRALAEQYGFAWSADLGSARSGTGTADMIINVTPIGMAGGMAGGPDAEALSYPQEAIDAAKVVFDVVALPAETPLIKAARAAGKTVITGAEVATIQALEQFVLYTGIRPTDEQIRAAEDFMRAQ; this comes from the coding sequence ATGACCCTGTGTATCTCGCTCTCGGCCCGGCCGAGCAACAACGGGACGCGCTTCCACAACCACCTGTACGAACAGCTGGGCCTGAACTGGATCTACAAGGCCTTTGCCCCCACCGACCTCGCCCAGGCAATCGCCGGCGTGCGCGGCCTAGGCATCCGCGGCTGCGCGGTGTCCATGCCCTACAAGGAGGACGTGATCGCCCTCGTGGACGTCATGGACCCGTCGGCGAAGGCCATCGATTCGGTCAACACGATTGTCAACGACGCCGGCCGGCTCACCGCCTACAACACCGACTACACGGCCATCGAGCAGCTCCTGCAGCGCAACGCCGTCCCCACCGACTACTCGGTGCTGGTCCTGGGCTCGGGCGGCATGGCCAAGGCCACCGTGGCCGCGCTTCGGGATGCCGGATTCAAGGACGTGACCGTCGTGGCCCGCAACGAGGACACCGGGCGCGCCCTGGCCGAACAGTACGGGTTCGCCTGGAGCGCCGACCTGGGCTCCGCGAGGTCCGGCACGGGCACAGCTGACATGATCATTAACGTGACGCCTATCGGTATGGCAGGGGGTATGGCAGGTGGACCGGACGCCGAGGCACTGTCCTACCCGCAGGAGGCCATCGACGCGGCAAAGGTGGTGTTCGACGTCGTCGCCCTCCCGGCCGAGACGCCGCTCATCAAGGCCGCCCGCGCGGCCGGCAAGACCGTGATCACCGGAGCCGAGGTAGCCACGATCCAGGCCCTGGAGCAGTTCGTGCTGTACACCGGGATCCGGCCCACCGACGAGCAGATCCGGGCCGCCGAGGATTTCATGCGGGCCCAGTAG
- a CDS encoding glutamate--cysteine ligase, whose protein sequence is MKIEFASSRQSTLGVEWELALVDAETGELASVANQVLRGVAARHPELNEDDEHPHIKQELLLNTVELVTGICTTVAEAKADLSSSLAAVREVTDPMGVEVFCAGSHPFSPPQLQPVTDKERYAKLIDRTQWWGRQMVIYGVHVHVGLDSRDKVLPVLDGLVNYFPHFQALSASSPFWGGEDTGYASHRALMFQQLPTAGLPFQFSRWEDYEAYVQDMFTTGVIDTLSEIRWDIRPVPALGTIEMRICDGLATLEEVGAIAALTQCLVDEFSTTLENGGTIPTMPPWHIQENKWRAARYGLDAIIILDAEGNEQLVTEHLRETLKRLEPVAEKLGCSAELADVEKIIKRGAGYQRQRRVAAEHGGDLRAVVLDLVKQMRQGPEA, encoded by the coding sequence ATGAAGATCGAGTTCGCTTCATCCAGGCAGTCGACTCTTGGCGTGGAATGGGAGCTGGCGCTCGTCGACGCCGAGACCGGTGAACTGGCCTCCGTGGCGAACCAGGTGCTCCGCGGAGTCGCTGCCCGGCACCCCGAGCTCAACGAAGATGACGAACACCCGCACATCAAGCAGGAGCTCCTGCTGAACACCGTGGAGCTCGTCACCGGCATCTGCACCACCGTGGCTGAAGCCAAGGCGGACCTGAGCAGCTCGCTCGCCGCGGTCCGGGAAGTCACCGATCCCATGGGCGTCGAGGTATTTTGCGCCGGGAGCCACCCCTTCAGCCCGCCCCAGCTGCAGCCCGTCACGGACAAGGAACGCTACGCCAAGCTCATCGACCGGACCCAGTGGTGGGGCCGGCAGATGGTCATCTACGGCGTCCACGTCCACGTCGGGCTCGACAGCCGGGACAAGGTCCTCCCCGTCCTGGATGGCCTGGTCAACTACTTCCCGCATTTCCAGGCGCTCTCCGCGTCCAGCCCGTTTTGGGGCGGCGAAGACACCGGCTACGCCTCGCACCGCGCCCTCATGTTCCAGCAGCTGCCCACCGCCGGCCTGCCGTTCCAGTTTTCCCGCTGGGAGGACTACGAGGCTTACGTCCAGGACATGTTCACCACCGGCGTGATCGACACCCTCTCCGAGATCCGCTGGGACATCCGGCCCGTTCCGGCCCTGGGCACCATAGAGATGCGCATCTGCGACGGCCTGGCGACCCTCGAGGAAGTCGGGGCCATCGCCGCCCTGACCCAGTGCCTTGTCGACGAGTTCTCCACGACGCTGGAGAACGGCGGCACCATTCCGACCATGCCGCCATGGCACATCCAGGAAAACAAATGGCGCGCGGCCCGGTACGGCCTGGATGCGATCATCATCCTCGACGCTGAGGGCAACGAGCAGCTCGTCACCGAGCACCTGCGCGAGACGCTGAAGCGGCTCGAGCCGGTCGCGGAGAAGCTGGGCTGCAGCGCCGAACTGGCCGACGTCGAGAAGATCATCAAGCGCGGCGCCGGCTACCAGCGGCAGCGCCGGGTGGCCGCCGAGCACGGCGGCGACCTGCGCGCCGTCGTGCTGGATCTGGTCAAGCAGATGCGGCAGGGGCCGGAAGCCTAG
- the groL gene encoding chaperonin GroEL (60 kDa chaperone family; promotes refolding of misfolded polypeptides especially under stressful conditions; forms two stacked rings of heptamers to form a barrel-shaped 14mer; ends can be capped by GroES; misfolded proteins enter the barrel where they are refolded when GroES binds) yields MAKQLAFNDAARRSLEAGIDKLANTVKVTLGPRGRNVVLDKKWGAPTITNDGVTIAREIELDDPYENLGAQLAKEVATKTNDVAGDGTTTATVLAQALVKEGLRNVAAGAAPGEIKRGIEVSVEAVAARLLENARPVEGTQVANVAAISAQSDEVGELLAEAFGKVGKDGVITIEESSTTQTELVLTEGMQFDKGYLSPYFVTDAERQEAVLEDALILINQGKISSVQDFLPLLEKALQSSKPLFIIAEDVEGEALSTLIVNRIRGTLNVVAVKAPGFGDRRKAMLQDIATLTGAQVVSPELGLSLDTVGLEVLGTARRITVTKDNTTIVDGAGSAEDVAARVAQLRAELTRTDSDWDKEKLQERLAKLAGGIGVIKVGAATEVELKEKKHRIEDAVSSTRAALEEGIVAGGGSALIHALKALDEDAAVQALEGDAAAAVGIVRRALTQPLRWIAQNAGFDGYVVVAKVAESAVNQGFNAKSGEYEDLIAAGVIDPVKVTRAALRNAASIAALVLTTETLVVEKPADEDEHAGHKH; encoded by the coding sequence ATGGCAAAGCAGCTTGCGTTTAACGACGCTGCCCGCCGGTCGCTTGAAGCCGGCATCGATAAGCTCGCCAACACGGTCAAGGTCACGCTCGGCCCGCGCGGCCGCAACGTCGTACTGGACAAGAAGTGGGGCGCCCCCACGATCACCAACGATGGTGTGACCATCGCCCGTGAAATCGAGCTGGACGACCCCTACGAAAACCTTGGCGCGCAGCTTGCCAAGGAGGTCGCCACCAAGACCAACGATGTCGCCGGTGACGGCACCACCACCGCCACCGTTCTGGCCCAGGCCCTGGTCAAGGAAGGCCTGCGCAACGTTGCGGCAGGCGCCGCACCGGGCGAGATCAAGCGCGGCATCGAGGTTTCGGTCGAGGCCGTCGCCGCCCGCCTGCTGGAAAACGCCCGCCCGGTCGAAGGCACGCAGGTTGCCAACGTCGCCGCGATCTCCGCCCAGAGCGACGAGGTCGGCGAGCTCCTGGCCGAGGCATTCGGCAAGGTCGGCAAGGATGGTGTGATCACCATCGAGGAATCCTCCACCACGCAGACCGAGCTGGTCCTCACCGAGGGCATGCAGTTCGACAAGGGCTACCTGTCCCCGTACTTCGTCACTGACGCGGAACGCCAGGAAGCAGTCCTCGAGGACGCCCTCATCCTGATCAACCAGGGCAAGATCTCCTCCGTGCAGGACTTCCTGCCGCTGCTGGAAAAGGCGCTGCAGAGCTCCAAGCCGCTCTTCATCATCGCCGAAGACGTCGAGGGCGAGGCCCTCTCCACGCTCATCGTCAACCGCATCCGCGGCACGCTGAACGTCGTCGCCGTCAAGGCACCGGGCTTCGGTGACCGCCGCAAGGCCATGCTGCAGGACATCGCGACCCTCACGGGTGCACAGGTCGTCTCCCCGGAGCTGGGCCTCAGCCTGGACACCGTCGGCCTTGAGGTGCTCGGCACCGCACGCCGCATCACTGTCACCAAGGACAACACCACGATCGTCGACGGCGCCGGTTCGGCCGAAGACGTCGCCGCCCGTGTTGCCCAGCTGCGCGCCGAGCTGACCCGCACCGATTCGGACTGGGACAAGGAAAAGCTGCAGGAACGCCTGGCCAAGCTGGCCGGCGGCATCGGCGTGATCAAGGTTGGCGCTGCCACCGAGGTCGAGCTGAAGGAAAAGAAGCACCGCATCGAGGACGCCGTGTCCTCGACCCGCGCTGCCCTCGAAGAGGGCATCGTGGCCGGCGGCGGCTCCGCCCTCATCCACGCGCTCAAGGCGCTCGACGAGGATGCTGCCGTCCAGGCCCTCGAAGGTGACGCCGCTGCTGCCGTCGGCATCGTCCGCCGTGCTCTGACCCAGCCGCTGCGCTGGATCGCCCAGAACGCCGGCTTCGACGGCTACGTCGTGGTTGCCAAGGTGGCCGAATCCGCCGTCAACCAGGGCTTCAATGCCAAGTCCGGCGAGTACGAGGACCTGATCGCCGCTGGCGTGATCGACCCCGTCAAGGTGACGCGTGCGGCTCTGCGCAACGCCGCCTCCATCGCCGCGCTGGTCCTCACCACGGAAACCCTCGTGGTGGAGAAGCCGGCCGACGAAGACGAGCACGCAGGCCACAAGCACTAA
- the groES gene encoding co-chaperone GroES, producing MSVSIKPLEDRIVVRPLEAEQTTASGLVIPDSAQEKPQEGEVVAVGPGRFDDNGNRVPVDVAVGDVVIYSKYGGTEVKTGGTEYLVLSARDVLAIVVK from the coding sequence GTGTCGGTCTCTATTAAGCCTCTTGAGGATCGTATTGTTGTCCGCCCGCTCGAAGCCGAGCAGACCACGGCTTCCGGCCTGGTTATCCCGGACTCCGCACAGGAGAAGCCGCAGGAAGGCGAAGTTGTTGCAGTAGGCCCCGGCCGCTTTGACGACAACGGCAACCGCGTTCCCGTTGACGTTGCCGTTGGTGACGTTGTCATCTACTCCAAGTACGGCGGAACCGAAGTTAAGACCGGCGGCACCGAGTACCTCGTGCTCTCCGCCCGCGACGTTCTGGCGATCGTCGTAAAGTAA
- a CDS encoding carbohydrate kinase family protein — MDAIPTRRFDPLSAVRSPAADGFDLLLTGTVFQDIIFTGLPHAPQPGTEIWSDGMGSCPGGVANQAIAASRLGLRTVLAAAFGDDGYGDYNWKILDAQEHVDLSLSRRVPGWHSPVTVSLSVEKDRSMVTHGHPAPVSSTELIGCPPPALSAVAELGEELEPWVLDAHKNGVRLFGDVGWDPTGAWSSTRLDNLQYFHAFMPNQHEAMNFTGRDDPWSALYSLADRVPVAVVTLGAQGSMAVDSETGEEEWVPSLPVRAYDPTGAGDCFGAAFIVGCLAGWPLGDRLRFANLCAALAVQEVGGSLAAPGWGDIADWWQRANARKERQGSQWLRRYHFLEEIVRDVPPEAQRRATATIAHLSDA, encoded by the coding sequence ATGGACGCGATCCCGACGCGGCGTTTTGACCCGCTGTCTGCCGTCCGCAGCCCGGCCGCGGACGGGTTCGACCTGCTCCTGACCGGCACCGTGTTTCAGGACATCATCTTCACCGGGCTGCCGCACGCACCGCAGCCCGGAACGGAAATCTGGAGCGACGGCATGGGCAGCTGCCCCGGCGGTGTCGCCAACCAGGCGATTGCCGCGTCACGGCTGGGGCTGCGGACCGTGCTCGCCGCCGCGTTCGGCGACGACGGTTACGGGGACTACAACTGGAAGATCCTGGACGCCCAGGAGCATGTGGACCTGTCCCTGTCCCGGCGGGTGCCCGGCTGGCATTCGCCCGTTACGGTGTCCCTGAGCGTGGAGAAGGACCGGTCCATGGTGACGCACGGCCACCCGGCGCCGGTGTCCTCCACCGAGCTCATTGGATGTCCGCCGCCGGCGCTCTCAGCCGTTGCGGAGCTGGGGGAAGAGCTTGAACCGTGGGTCCTCGACGCCCATAAGAACGGCGTCCGGCTGTTCGGCGACGTCGGCTGGGATCCCACCGGCGCGTGGTCCTCGACCCGGTTGGATAACTTGCAGTACTTCCATGCCTTCATGCCGAACCAGCACGAGGCGATGAACTTCACCGGCCGCGACGATCCCTGGTCGGCGTTGTATTCCCTCGCGGACCGCGTACCGGTGGCGGTGGTCACCCTCGGTGCCCAGGGGTCCATGGCCGTGGATTCGGAAACCGGGGAAGAGGAGTGGGTCCCGTCCCTGCCTGTCCGGGCTTACGATCCCACCGGCGCGGGTGACTGCTTCGGCGCGGCGTTCATCGTAGGCTGCCTGGCCGGCTGGCCGCTCGGCGACCGGCTGCGGTTCGCGAATCTCTGCGCGGCGCTGGCCGTGCAGGAAGTCGGCGGCTCGCTTGCCGCACCCGGTTGGGGGGACATTGCCGACTGGTGGCAGCGGGCCAACGCCCGGAAGGAACGGCAGGGCAGTCAATGGCTGCGGCGCTACCACTTCCTGGAAGAGATCGTGCGCGATGTTCCGCCCGAGGCGCAGCGGCGGGCGACGGCGACCATCGCGCACCTGTCCGACGCGTAG